The following are encoded together in the Strongyloides ratti genome assembly S_ratti_ED321, chromosome : 2 genome:
- a CDS encoding ATP-binding cassette sub-family D member 4 gives MQQNDDFYFDRKFLKAFIHLLYHFFPKNDCKSFILIIITLIFSIISEVAIYFIGMLPGQFFYVLLKKQTDQFWEIICIASLIYLGKSIILALTSLSINLLYLTFRKNITNAIHKRYFKGITAYKLINNSFEKIDNPDQRITQDVERMCKNLSEKILPPAIICPFIIGYYSYQTYKTVSIYGLLVIYIYFIVGTIVNKILINPLAKYTARVEKAEGNYRYKHVSIRDNSEQIALYRCQEFEKIQSNYIFKKLIKVQFIHCLWKIPNLIWQNFFDNTGGILGYALQFIPFILFQSYLHTETETLAKIISNNAFIYIYLINSFTRLTDIGIVFGDTAGILQRVEQLLLACKNMKNNEYSKLIPYKEEDKNINYIFNDVSLTTQYGQPIVKHFSLILNSNENLLINGVSGTGKTSLLRMIIGIWKNNSGEIFSKFNINDIEIIPQNSYLPVGHLSLYQQLLFPSIYDANSPDMVQKEKQLFQLFEDLNLLTTIKRLDYIYEKPDFEFINHLTPGEVQRLVFIRAIIKNPKLIILDESTNAVGVAMEGKMYEILNKNNIQYISVGHRDSLRQYHHKCLTLTGYGDFDLDIIKK, from the exons atgcaacAAAATGacgatttttattttgatagaAAATTCTTAAAAGCATTCATTCATCTACTTTACCatttttttccaaaaaatgattgtaaatcatttattttaattataataacattaatatttagCATAATAA gtGAAGTggcaatttattttattggaATGCTTCCaggacaatttttttatgtacttttaaaaaaacaaactgATCAATTTTGGGAAATAATTTGTATAGCATCATTAATTTATCTTggaaaaagtataattttagcATTAACATCATTatctataaatttattatatttaacatttagaaaaaatattactaatgCTATtcataaaagatattttaaaggAATAACAgcatataaattaataaataattcatttgaaaaaatagataatcCTGATCAAAGAATAACACAAGATGTTGAAAGAAtgtgtaaaaatttatcagaaaaaatattaccacCAGCTATTATTTGCCCATTTATAATAGGATATTATAGTTATCAAACATATAAAACTGTTTCTATATATGGATTActtgttatttatatttattttattgttggaacaattgttaataaaattttaattaatccATTGGCAAAATATACAGCACGTGTTGAGAAAGCTGAAGGAAATTATCGTTATAAACATGTTTCAATACGTGATAATAGTGAACAGATTGCATTATATAGATGTCaagaatttgaaaaaatacaatcaaattatatatttaaaaaattaattaaagtaCAATTTATTCATTGTTTATGGAAAATTCCAAATTTAATATggcaaaatttttttgataatactGGTGGAATACTTGGATATGCTTTACAATTTAttccatttattttatttcaatcaTATTTACATACAGAAACTGAAACATTAgctaaaattatatcaaataatgcttttatttatatatatcttattaATTCATTTACCCGTTTAACTGATATAGGAATTGTTTTTGGTGATACAGCTGGAATATTACAAAGAGTagaacaattattattagcatgtaaaaatatgaaaaataatgaatattcTAAATTAATACCTTATAAGgaagaagataaaaatattaattatatttttaatgacgTATCATTGACGACACAATATGGACAACCAATtgtaaaacatttttcattaatactTAATAGTAatgaaaatcttttaataaatggtGTTTCTGGAACAGGTAAGACTTCATTACTTCGTATGATTATTGGAATTTGGAAAAATAATAGTGgtgaaattttttcaaaatttaatattaatgatatagaAATAATTCCACAAAATTCATATTTACCGGTAGGacatttatcattatatcaacaattattatttccaTCAATTTATGATGCTAATTCACCAGATATGgtacaaaaagaaaaacaattatttcaattatttgAAGATCTTAATCTTCTTACTACAATTAAACGTTTAGATTATATTTATGAGAAGCCCGACTTTGAatttataaatcatttaacTCCAGGAGAAGTTCAAAGATTAGTATTTATTAGAGCAATAATCAAAAATcctaaattaataattttggaTGAATCAACAAATGCTGTTGGAGTTGCTATGGAAGGAAAAATgtatgaaattttaaataaaaataatattcaataTATTTCTGTAGGACATAGAGATTCTTTAAGACAATATCATCATAAATGTTTAACATTAACTGGGTATGGAGATTTTGATCtagatataattaaaaaataa
- a CDS encoding ATP-binding cassette sub-family D member 4 encodes MDKKKDFYFDLKFLKALFNLTPYFFPKNNWYSECIIIFIFILGLTSEWIGYKIGMIPGQMYSALLNDNTKIFWEIIITGSLMYLFKSFIIALIDFTSQCLYLIFRKNITNALHNVYFNDITGYKLMYTCHNDIDNPDIRITQDVDKMSKDLAITIIPTTLICPFVIGYYTYITYITAGGFGCGMIYGYFIIGTIINKLLISPIAKWTNRVEICEGNFRYKEVTIRDNIEEISFYKGQKFEKFETNKFLDKLLITQFLLCIWRFPNIFWKNFFNYFGALLSYGVQYIPIFLFNSYKDIDPKKLPEIISNNAFIYIYLANSFTRLTDIALISGEMAGLLQRVYELLDTCININGIRYNNINLIDENDSIMYKFDNVNISSYEGNVIIKEISLIIENKKNLLIRGPSGSGKTSIIRVLSGLWKISSGEILGKYSIDDIEIIPQKPYLPVGNLSLYQLITFPSLNNEESFEINQKVDIIFGLLEKLQLLQLIEKSSSIFDELPNDFLNTLTPGEIQRLVFIRSIIKNPKIIILDESTNSVDSDIECIMYNIMKEQNIQYISIGHRDSLIRHHDQCLTLKGHNNYTIEFF; translated from the exons atggataaaaaaaaagatttttattttgatttaaaatttttaaaagcactttttaatttaacaccatatttttttccaaaaaataattggtaTTCAGaatgtattattatatttatttttattcttggTTTAACAA gTGAATGGATAGGATATAAAATTGGTATGATTCCAGGACAAATGTATTCAgctttattaaatgataataccAAAATATTTTGGGAAATCATAATAACTGGGTCATTgatgtatttatttaaaagttttataatagCATTAATTGATTTCACATCacaatgtttatatttaatatttagaaaaaatataacaaatgcTCTTcataatgtttattttaatgatataacaggatataaattaatgtatACATGTCATAATGATATTGATAATCCAGATATAAGAATTACACAAGATGTTGATAAAATGTCTAAAGATTTAGCAATTACTATCATTCCAACTACCTTAATTTGTCCATTTGTTATTGgttattatacatatataacatatataaCTGCTGGAGGATTTGGTTGTGGTATGATATAtggatattttataattggaactataattaataaattacttaTTTCACCAATAGCAAAATGGACAAATAGAGTAGAAATATGTGAAGGaaattttagatataaaGAAGTAACAATAAGAGATAATATAGaagaaatatcattttataaaggtcaaaaatttgaaaaatttgaaacaaataaatttttagataaacttttaataacacaatttttattatgtatcTGGAGATTTCCTAATATATtttggaaaaatttttttaattattttggtGCTTTACTTTCATATGGTGTTCAATATATtcctatttttttatttaattcttataaagatattgatccaaaaaaattacctgaaataatttcaaataatgcatttatttatatttatttagcTAATTCATTTACAAGATTAACTGATATAGCTTTAATATCAGGTGAAATGGCTGGTCTTCTTCAACGTGTATATGAATTATTAGATACATGTATCAATATAAATGGAAtaagatataataatataaatttaattgatgaaaatgattcaataatgtataaatttgACAATGTTAATATTAGCTCATATGAAGGaaatgttataattaaagaaatatcattaataattgaaaataaaaaaaatttactaattAGAGGTCCATCAGGATCAGGTAAAACATCAATAATCAGAGTATTATCAGGATTATGGAAAATATCTTCAGGGGAAATATTAGGAAAATATTCAATTGATGATATAGAGATTATACCACAGAAACCTTACTTACCAGTTGGAAATTTGTCATTATATCAACTTATAACATTTCCATCTTTGAATAATGAAGAATCATTTGAGATTAATCAAAAagttgatattatttttggtCTTCTTGAAAAGTTAcaattattacaattaattgaaaaaagtaGTAGTATATTTGATGAATTACCAAATGATTTTCTAAATACTCTTACACCAGGAGAAATTCAAAGATTAGTTTTTATAAgaagtattattaaaaatccaAAGATTATAATACTTGATGAATCAACTAATTCTGTTGATTCAGATATTGAATGtattatgtataatattatgaaaGAACAAAATATTCAATATATTTCAATAGGTCATAGAGATTCATTAATAAGACATCATGATCAATGTTTAACATTAAAAGGacataataattatacaatagaatttttttaa